One part of the Sneathia vaginalis genome encodes these proteins:
- a CDS encoding ISNCY family transposase — protein sequence MRRIELSMNENIKYEAIKKLVETNGNKRRCAIKLNCSLRTVQRLVKAYKEKGKDAFAHKNRGVPSKFKTPDNIKSLIIELFKKYNEGSMILSVKHLKDLLAENYEIKISTTTIHTILKENYLISKCATKKNKRQLKEMLKNKIKDNSNSEERKEIEKKVEELERFETHPTRPRVKYAGELIQMDASSYEWFGGIKTHLHVAIDDSTKMIVGAYFDTEETLNGYYNVFNQILKEYGIPHKFLTDKRTVFEYKRKDSPIDKEYMTNFSYACFKLGVKIETTSVAEAKGRVERLNHTLQLRIPIDFKIAGITTIEEANQFIIPYLKKLCNIFDYNIKTSESIFEKNITDEEINIYLSKVCERTIDRGNIIHFNKKKYCPINENLEKVYLKPKTKVLFLEIFNKEEIILVEDKVYNLIEIDEKEVNSKEFDLDIQEEPKKERKIYRPPANHPWKQASYQAYLNKLKSKKGEKALLKKQG from the coding sequence ATGAGGAGAATTGAATTATCTATGAATGAAAACATAAAGTATGAAGCTATTAAAAAGTTAGTTGAAACAAATGGAAATAAAAGAAGATGTGCTATTAAATTAAATTGTTCTTTGAGAACTGTTCAAAGACTTGTTAAAGCATATAAAGAAAAAGGTAAAGATGCATTTGCTCATAAAAATAGAGGGGTCCCTTCTAAATTTAAAACACCTGATAATATTAAATCATTAATTATTGAGCTTTTTAAAAAATATAATGAAGGATCTATGATTTTATCTGTTAAACATTTAAAAGATCTTCTAGCTGAAAATTATGAAATCAAAATAAGTACAACCACTATACACACAATACTAAAAGAAAACTATTTAATTTCTAAATGTGCTACTAAGAAAAACAAAAGACAACTTAAAGAAATGTTAAAAAACAAGATTAAAGACAATAGTAATTCTGAAGAAAGAAAAGAAATTGAGAAGAAAGTTGAAGAACTTGAAAGATTTGAAACACATCCTACAAGACCTAGAGTAAAATATGCAGGTGAATTAATACAAATGGATGCCTCTTCTTATGAATGGTTTGGTGGTATTAAAACTCATCTACATGTTGCTATAGATGATAGTACTAAGATGATTGTAGGAGCATATTTTGATACAGAAGAAACATTAAACGGTTATTACAATGTATTTAATCAAATATTAAAAGAATACGGTATACCACATAAGTTTTTGACTGATAAGAGAACTGTATTTGAGTATAAAAGAAAAGACTCTCCAATAGACAAAGAGTATATGACTAATTTTTCATACGCTTGCTTTAAGTTAGGAGTCAAAATCGAAACAACCTCCGTAGCCGAAGCAAAAGGACGCGTTGAAAGGCTAAATCACACACTTCAATTAAGAATACCTATAGACTTCAAAATTGCAGGTATTACGACTATTGAAGAAGCTAACCAATTCATCATACCATATTTAAAAAAATTATGTAATATTTTTGATTACAATATTAAAACAAGCGAAAGTATTTTCGAAAAAAATATTACTGATGAAGAGATAAATATATATTTATCAAAGGTTTGTGAGAGAACTATTGATAGAGGAAATATAATACATTTTAACAAAAAGAAATACTGTCCTATCAATGAAAATTTAGAAAAAGTATATTTAAAGCCAAAAACAAAAGTATTGTTTTTAGAAATATTTAATAAAGAAGAAATAATTTTAGTTGAAGATAAAGTATACAACTTAATAGAAATAGATGAAAAAGAAGTTAATTCAAAAGAATTTGATTTAGACATACAAGAAGAGCCTAAAAAAGAGAGAAAGATATATCGCCCACCAGCTAATCACCCTTGGAAACAAGCAAGTTATCAAGCTTATTTAAATAAATTGAAATCTAAAAAAGGTGAAAAAGCCCTGCTTAAAAAACAAGGCTAA
- the ltrA gene encoding group II intron reverse transcriptase/maturase: MAELLEHILNSGNMLVALNKVKANKGAGGVDGISTKEIDQYLKDNWSEIRDKIRQRKYKPKPVRRVEIPKPNGGVRNLGIPTIVDRVIEQAIAQVLTPIAEPHFSDNSYGFRPNRRAQQAIIKLLEYFNDGKVYVVDIDLEKFFDNVPQDKLMTLVHNLINDPDTESLIRKYLNAGVMINGKCEETTKGTPQGGNLSPLLSNIMLNELDKELEARGLNFVRYADDCIITVRSKASANRVMASVTKWIEKKLRLKVNATKSKVTNPRELKYLGYGFWKNKTEWKARPHEDSVKRFQRKLKQLTKRSWAIPMTYRINRLNQVIRGWINYFRLGNMKRTLRRIDERLRTRMRIIVWKQWKTREKRIWGLRKLGTPMWMAKQSAGFGDHYQSVAKTRGLCHITKEILAKRGLQSCLDYYLN, encoded by the coding sequence ATGGCAGAACTACTAGAACATATACTCAACAGTGGAAATATGCTTGTAGCACTAAATAAAGTAAAAGCAAATAAAGGTGCAGGAGGAGTAGATGGAATATCTACCAAAGAAATAGACCAATATCTTAAGGATAACTGGTCAGAAATTAGAGATAAAATTCGACAAAGAAAGTACAAGCCTAAACCTGTTAGGAGAGTAGAAATACCTAAACCAAATGGTGGTGTACGTAATCTTGGAATACCAACAATAGTAGATAGAGTAATAGAACAAGCGATTGCACAAGTACTAACGCCGATAGCAGAACCACACTTTAGTGACAATAGTTACGGTTTTAGACCAAATCGCAGAGCACAGCAAGCGATAATAAAATTACTTGAATATTTTAATGACGGAAAGGTCTATGTCGTAGATATTGACCTAGAGAAATTCTTTGATAATGTTCCACAAGATAAACTCATGACCCTAGTTCATAATCTCATAAACGACCCAGACACAGAATCTCTAATTAGGAAATACCTTAATGCAGGAGTAATGATAAATGGTAAATGTGAAGAGACAACTAAGGGAACACCACAAGGAGGGAATCTATCACCACTTTTAAGCAATATAATGCTGAATGAATTAGATAAAGAACTAGAGGCAAGAGGATTAAACTTTGTAAGATATGCAGATGACTGCATAATTACAGTAAGAAGCAAAGCATCAGCTAATAGAGTAATGGCGTCAGTAACAAAGTGGATAGAAAAGAAACTAAGACTAAAAGTGAATGCAACGAAATCTAAAGTCACAAATCCAAGGGAATTAAAATATTTAGGATATGGCTTTTGGAAAAACAAAACAGAATGGAAAGCAAGACCACATGAAGATTCAGTTAAAAGATTTCAGAGGAAACTGAAACAGTTAACAAAGAGAAGTTGGGCAATACCAATGACTTATAGAATCAATAGACTGAATCAAGTAATTAGAGGGTGGATAAACTATTTTAGGTTAGGAAATATGAAACGTACATTGAGAAGGATAGATGAACGACTTAGAACAAGAATGAGAATAATTGTATGGAAACAGTGGAAAACAAGAGAAAAGAGAATATGGGGTCTTCGAAAACTCGGGACACCAATGTGGATGGCAAAACAGTCAGCAGGATTTGGAGACCATTATCAATCGGTAGCCAAAACAAGAGGATTATGCCATATAACTAAAGAAATCCTCGCAAAGCGAGGACTTCAAAGTTGTTTGGATTATTATTTGAATTAA
- a CDS encoding alpha/beta fold hydrolase has protein sequence MKKIFFIIFSFIIILLALVFILRIYNDHKYKDIGVLNFPKYYMDVTNIRLYPTDIDGVDVTYVDEGRMQGFRFVPKKKLHKGLVICFGGSEGSPNFENAKILAKEGYETFALFMFGMKNQKQTLRKIPLEQFEDVINYINKNIKDNKPISVLGASKGAEYALNLASKYPEIDNLILISPSSYNFAGLDFKDYGSSWTYKGKELPYIDIRRTSLKSFFKNIFVPCIIKSPISYKETYNSAIEKDSTRQEKLIPVKDIKANILMIVGEDDLMWDSLAMANKIKEQNSKAKIYSYKGAGHIFIGNGVLNLGKIIIATGGTAESNDKVKSESRKIIDDFLKENHK, from the coding sequence ATGAAGAAAATATTTTTTATAATCTTTTCATTTATTATTATCTTACTAGCTTTAGTTTTTATTCTTAGAATATATAATGACCATAAGTATAAAGATATCGGTGTTTTAAATTTCCCTAAATATTATATGGATGTTACTAATATAAGGCTATATCCTACAGATATTGATGGAGTTGATGTAACTTATGTAGATGAAGGTAGAATGCAAGGATTTAGATTTGTACCTAAGAAAAAATTACATAAGGGTCTTGTAATTTGTTTTGGAGGTTCTGAGGGAAGTCCAAATTTTGAAAATGCTAAGATATTAGCAAAAGAAGGCTATGAAACCTTTGCTCTATTTATGTTTGGTATGAAAAATCAAAAACAGACTTTGAGAAAAATTCCCTTAGAACAATTTGAAGATGTTATCAATTATATAAATAAAAATATAAAAGACAATAAACCGATAAGTGTTTTGGGAGCGTCAAAAGGTGCAGAATATGCCCTTAATTTGGCTAGCAAATATCCTGAAATAGATAATCTGATTTTAATATCGCCTTCATCATATAATTTTGCTGGTCTAGATTTTAAAGATTATGGTTCATCATGGACATATAAAGGAAAGGAACTTCCATATATAGATATAAGAAGAACATCATTAAAATCATTTTTTAAAAATATTTTTGTTCCATGTATTATTAAAAGTCCTATTAGCTATAAAGAAACATATAACAGTGCAATAGAAAAAGACTCAACAAGGCAAGAAAAATTAATACCAGTTAAAGACATTAAGGCAAATATATTAATGATTGTAGGTGAGGATGATTTAATGTGGGATAGTCTTGCCATGGCAAATAAAATAAAAGAACAAAACTCTAAGGCAAAGATTTATTCATATAAAGGAGCTGGGCATATATTTATTGGCAATGGTGTTTTAAATTTAGGAAAAATTATAATTGCAACAGGTGGAACAGCTGAAAGTAATGATAAAGTGAAAAGCGAATCAAGAAAAATTATTGATGACTTCTTAAAAGAAAACCATAAATAG